The Acidobacteriota bacterium genome includes the window CGCAGCGCCACGTGGTGCAGGCCGGGCCCGCGCTTCTCGACGTACCTGGCGATCGGCGAGTCGGGCGCGGTGGCCTCGAGCAGCTCGAGAAACCCCTCGCCTGCCGGTATGAAATGCGCGCGCACGCGCTGTGACGGCACGTCTTCCGGCGCCGCAATCTCCAGACCGAGGATGTCGCGATAGAGCGCCAGCGAGGCCTCGAGGTCGCTCACCGCGATGCCGATGTGATCGAGGATCGCCTTCATCCCAACGCTCTCCTGAGCAGGTCCGCCGTGGCGGTGTACGGGTCGGTCTCGCGCGCGGCAATGCGATCCAGCAGCGCGTCGAACTCTCCCGGCTCCAGCACCTGCTCCTCGACGTGCTGCATGAACCTCCGCCCGAGCAGCTCGCGCAGGCGGAACTCGGCGCGCGCACGCCGGCGCGCGCCCTGCGCCTCCCGCATGTGCTCGCGGAACCGTTCTATGGTATCGAGCAGCTCCGGCAGGCCGCGCCCCGTCGTCGCCTCGGTCTTCAGGATCGGCGGCCGCCACGCCCCGTCGTTCCACGTCTCGAGGGCCAGCATCGCTTCAAGCGACGCGGCGGTGCGATCCGCCCCCTCGCGGTCCGCCTTGTTGACGACGAAGATGTCGGCGATCTCCATGATGCCGGCTTTGAGGGCCTGCACCTCGTCGCCGGTCCCCGGCACGATGACCACGATCGACACGTCGGCGGTGCGGACGATATCCACCTCGTCCTGCCCCACGCCCACCGTCTCGATGATGACGAGGTCCTTGCCCGCCGCGTCGAGCACGAGCGCGGCTTCGCCGGTGGCGCGCGCCAGGCCCCCAAGGTGGCCGCGCGTGGCCATGCTGCGGATGAACACGCCGGGATCGGCCGCGTGGGCCTGCATCCGGACGCGGTCGCCGAGAATCGCGCCGCCGGTGAACGGGCTCGTGGGATCGACGGCGACGATGCCGACGCTCGGCCCGCGCCGGCGGATCTCGGCGGTCAGCCGGTCGACCAGCGTGCTCTTGCCGGCGCCCGGGGCGCCGGTGATGCCCACCAGGTAGGCGCCGCCGGTGCGGGGGAAGATCGCGCGCACGAGGCCCGCCGCTTCCGGCGCCTCGTCTTCGATGAGCGAGATGCCGCGCGCGATCGCGCGCGGGTCGCCGGCGAGGATACGGTCCGACAGCGCCACGTCACTGTCCCAGCAGCTGCCGCGCGATGACGAGCCGCTGGATCTCGCTCGTGCCTTCGCCGATCGTCGTGAGCTTCACGTCGCGGAAGAACTTCTCGGCCGGGTAGTCCTTCACGAAGCCGTAACCGCCGTGAATCTGCACGGCGTCTTCGGCCGCGCGAACGGCCGTCTCGCTCGCATAGAGCTTCGCCATCGAGGATTCGCGCGTCATCCGCTGCCCCTGGTCCTTCAGGAAGGCCGCGCGATAGGTCAGCAGCCGCGCCGCCTCGATGCGCGTGGCCTGGTCCGCCAGCTTCCACTGGATCGCCTGGAAGGCGGCAATCGGCTGTCCGAACTGCCGCCGCTCGAGCGCGTAACTGCGGGCGCACTCGTAGGCGCCCTGCGCCAGCCCCACCGACAGCG containing:
- the mce gene encoding methylmalonyl-CoA epimerase — its product is MKAILDHIGIAVSDLEASLALYRDILGLEIAAPEDVPSQRVRAHFIPAGEGFLELLEATAPDSPIARYVEKRGPGLHHVALRVDDIRAALAHLKARGVRLIDQEPRPGAHGSLVAFIHPSAAHGVLVELIQKP
- the meaB gene encoding methylmalonyl Co-A mutase-associated GTPase MeaB; this translates as MALSDRILAGDPRAIARGISLIEDEAPEAAGLVRAIFPRTGGAYLVGITGAPGAGKSTLVDRLTAEIRRRGPSVGIVAVDPTSPFTGGAILGDRVRMQAHAADPGVFIRSMATRGHLGGLARATGEAALVLDAAGKDLVIIETVGVGQDEVDIVRTADVSIVVIVPGTGDEVQALKAGIMEIADIFVVNKADREGADRTAASLEAMLALETWNDGAWRPPILKTEATTGRGLPELLDTIERFREHMREAQGARRRARAEFRLRELLGRRFMQHVEEQVLEPGEFDALLDRIAARETDPYTATADLLRRALG